From Roseibium alexandrii DFL-11, the proteins below share one genomic window:
- a CDS encoding GumC family protein gives MTAIPGGAWNQETPEGPFSSDGKQRYGAFNQGLIEFSQIVGFFRRNLVRITIITAVLTAIALVLFSFYPFPYKATALVLVDPRERRVTLTENVLPGIGSDAAFLESIVQIVHSDGFLRPVLEDLDAKSDPVFARSVGSDDRELLAAFKRRLQVNRVGATFIVEISFSSNDPEKSALYANAIAQAFVDSQTNALVSANATAASSLEERLNDLRSNLEVSEKAVASFKAENGIIGVTQDSTLLQRELITLNEQIVAAKAETEAIRSRVEKISTGAGLPSTTEQSDAAQLAELRSERGQILQNLSEFSRVYGDRHPRVTSERSKLAGIERQISLEQSRLLAIQKERLESANSTLQALTNQLNQRKQTAHRTGRAMVQLASLEREATANRQLYEEFLARFKATEKQSGLELGQARIASPALPPLKPNRPSRVLAGLVFLVLSGGCAVLYAFAREMKGAPTEKKRAPKKMSQSPFGFGRRQQTGRKFKEGRNRLSAPVGRLNETIQKMGFQEVPDRPIRAQGHAGARDRNYHPVQTQTHALFDAKETAQYLKRGPLRRDVKTLQSRGAVVVVSSLEPNLDQSNVVLGIAALAGQRGLPVLLLTENQNLIDAHRTAPGSFGLPTAHALSIVDPGEIATNHFRNRRSILKVIEGFSVSNTARDTCMIIDAPPVRNQGQVQRLSEFADLFVVVEEEFEVHSINGDVLSGISSEVEEKLRWVTL, from the coding sequence ATGACCGCCATTCCAGGTGGAGCTTGGAACCAAGAGACTCCGGAAGGTCCGTTTTCATCAGACGGAAAACAGCGATACGGCGCATTTAACCAGGGTTTGATTGAATTCTCGCAAATCGTCGGCTTTTTCCGCCGGAACCTGGTGCGCATCACGATTATCACAGCTGTTTTGACAGCGATCGCGCTTGTCTTATTTTCGTTTTATCCGTTCCCATACAAAGCGACTGCACTTGTACTGGTTGACCCGCGCGAGCGCAGAGTGACGCTTACCGAGAACGTTTTGCCGGGCATCGGATCAGATGCCGCTTTCCTGGAAAGTATCGTCCAAATCGTTCACTCCGATGGGTTTCTGCGTCCCGTTTTGGAAGATCTCGATGCCAAGTCCGATCCGGTTTTCGCGCGATCCGTAGGCTCGGACGATCGGGAGTTGCTCGCCGCCTTTAAGCGGCGTCTGCAAGTCAATCGGGTGGGCGCGACCTTCATTGTTGAAATATCGTTCTCGTCTAACGACCCCGAAAAATCCGCACTTTACGCCAATGCTATCGCTCAAGCTTTCGTGGACAGCCAGACTAATGCTTTGGTGTCCGCGAATGCCACTGCGGCTTCCTCGCTGGAAGAGCGCCTGAACGACTTGAGGTCAAACCTTGAGGTATCCGAAAAAGCTGTCGCGAGTTTTAAGGCAGAAAACGGCATTATCGGTGTCACTCAAGACAGCACACTGCTGCAGCGTGAACTCATCACACTGAACGAGCAGATCGTTGCTGCCAAGGCCGAGACAGAGGCCATCCGCTCAAGAGTTGAAAAGATCAGCACAGGAGCAGGACTACCCTCCACAACTGAACAATCGGATGCGGCACAGCTTGCAGAGCTGCGCAGTGAACGAGGACAGATCCTCCAAAACCTCTCCGAGTTCAGCCGCGTCTACGGCGACCGCCATCCCCGCGTAACGTCAGAGCGCAGCAAGCTGGCCGGAATCGAACGGCAAATCTCTCTAGAGCAAAGCAGGCTTCTTGCGATCCAGAAAGAGCGGCTTGAAAGCGCAAATTCCACCCTTCAAGCTTTGACGAACCAGCTCAACCAGAGGAAACAAACAGCTCATCGAACCGGGCGCGCCATGGTTCAGCTTGCAAGCCTGGAACGTGAAGCAACCGCAAACCGGCAGCTGTATGAAGAGTTTCTGGCCCGTTTCAAGGCGACCGAAAAACAGAGCGGTCTGGAACTCGGGCAAGCCCGGATCGCATCGCCGGCCTTGCCTCCTCTGAAACCAAACCGGCCAAGCCGGGTCCTGGCTGGGCTTGTTTTCCTGGTTTTGTCAGGGGGATGCGCGGTTCTTTATGCGTTTGCCCGTGAGATGAAGGGGGCTCCTACAGAGAAAAAACGCGCGCCAAAGAAGATGTCTCAATCGCCGTTTGGTTTTGGAAGACGTCAACAGACCGGGCGGAAATTCAAAGAAGGCCGGAACCGCCTTTCAGCGCCGGTTGGCAGATTGAATGAGACAATTCAGAAGATGGGCTTCCAGGAAGTGCCCGATCGCCCTATTCGTGCGCAAGGGCATGCAGGCGCGCGAGATCGCAACTATCACCCGGTCCAAACCCAAACTCATGCACTGTTCGATGCAAAGGAAACTGCGCAGTATCTGAAACGCGGTCCGCTGCGGCGTGACGTGAAGACCCTCCAAAGCAGAGGGGCAGTGGTAGTTGTGAGCTCGCTTGAGCCGAACCTAGATCAGAGTAATGTCGTTCTCGGGATTGCAGCGCTTGCAGGACAGCGCGGGCTTCCCGTGTTGCTGCTGACTGAGAACCAGAACCTGATTGACGCTCATCGAACAGCGCCCGGCTCCTTTGGTCTCCCTACAGCTCACGCACTTTCGATTGTTGATCCCGGCGAGATCGCAACGAACCACTTCCGGAACCGGCGTTCTATCCTGAAGGTCATTGAGGGCTTTTCAGTCAGCAACACAGCTCGGGATACCTGCATGATCATCGACGCTCCGCCCGTACGCAATCAAGGACAAGTCCAGCGCCTCTCAGAGTTTGCAGATCTGTTCGTCGTTGTGGAGGAAGAGTTCGAGGTACATTCAATCAACGGCGACGTTCTCTCTGGAATATCGTCTGAAGTGGAAGAAAAGCTTCGTTGGGTGACGCTCTAG
- a CDS encoding oligosaccharide flippase family protein, giving the protein MKNLFASLASFALRSETRGVIVSMMVKAASILSAFALFTLSARVLGEEQFGQFALFFSAASMAAVASAFGQEMLIIRIWNENVAAGRISVAKGGIVFGLLISALGATLGAIVMAGMVYFYSNWAAALSAGLFVAAAVFLLFFSSLARSIVSILVGDGQRELTALLFANVVLIFCLVFDWSSSVTSVVNLIVLGKVVAIALQVFFLTRVLRRMYPEIFTAKPEFAVDRWLPSSTRLWFASILESSNQYLDVILVGYLLDPIAAGAYFVTTRLANGFASVADAFNMFAMRQFPELYYKADEGGLLRLLQTLAILTALAVVGGLFVVGVAGHWLLMIFGSEYMAYYHVLVILCLGSAAMAATGPAAPVLMLTGHEGAYLRIVALSVFIRVAGFFLIVPMFGIVGAAATTAVSLVAMAVLVSIRSRTATGYNVTATRILGGLAPDRMNAKES; this is encoded by the coding sequence ATGAAAAACCTGTTCGCCTCTTTGGCTTCGTTCGCCCTTAGGTCTGAAACTCGGGGCGTGATCGTCTCGATGATGGTCAAAGCTGCCTCTATCCTGTCGGCCTTCGCCCTCTTCACCTTGAGCGCACGCGTATTGGGAGAGGAGCAGTTCGGCCAGTTTGCGCTGTTTTTCAGTGCGGCTTCCATGGCAGCTGTTGCCTCAGCTTTCGGTCAGGAAATGCTGATCATCCGGATCTGGAACGAAAATGTTGCCGCCGGCCGCATTTCTGTTGCCAAAGGCGGGATCGTATTTGGGTTGTTGATCTCGGCGCTGGGCGCAACTCTGGGCGCCATAGTGATGGCGGGGATGGTCTATTTCTACAGCAACTGGGCGGCAGCCTTGAGCGCTGGATTGTTTGTTGCTGCTGCTGTCTTCCTTCTGTTTTTCTCCAGTCTTGCCCGGTCGATTGTCAGCATACTGGTCGGCGACGGACAAAGAGAGCTGACCGCATTGCTGTTTGCAAACGTTGTGCTCATCTTCTGTCTTGTTTTTGACTGGAGCTCGTCCGTCACATCTGTTGTCAATTTGATCGTCCTCGGAAAAGTCGTTGCGATTGCCCTGCAGGTTTTTTTCCTGACCCGAGTGCTGCGCCGAATGTACCCGGAGATATTTACAGCCAAACCGGAGTTCGCCGTTGATCGCTGGTTGCCATCTTCTACTCGGCTCTGGTTCGCCAGTATTCTGGAGTCTTCCAATCAGTATCTCGACGTCATTCTGGTTGGCTATTTGCTCGATCCGATTGCAGCGGGCGCCTATTTTGTCACAACACGCCTTGCCAACGGATTTGCGTCCGTTGCGGACGCGTTCAACATGTTTGCCATGCGGCAATTTCCGGAGCTCTATTATAAAGCGGATGAGGGCGGTTTGCTTCGGTTGCTGCAGACCCTTGCCATCCTGACAGCGCTTGCGGTTGTCGGCGGTCTTTTCGTTGTCGGTGTCGCCGGTCATTGGCTGCTGATGATCTTTGGCTCAGAATACATGGCTTACTATCATGTTCTGGTGATCCTGTGTCTCGGAAGCGCCGCAATGGCAGCAACCGGTCCTGCGGCGCCTGTCTTGATGTTAACGGGGCATGAGGGGGCTTATCTGCGGATCGTAGCGCTCAGCGTTTTCATTCGAGTGGCTGGCTTCTTTTTGATTGTTCCAATGTTCGGGATTGTCGGTGCAGCTGCGACCACGGCTGTTTCGCTTGTTGCAATGGCCGTTCTCGTCAGCATCCGGTCACGAACAGCGACAGGCTACAATGTCACGGCAACGCGTATATTGGGCGGATTGGCACCGGATCGTATGAACGCGAAGGAATCGTGA
- a CDS encoding glycosyltransferase family 4 protein — translation MSGQRILFVQTQAENAGAQEVSRLLGEHLTNRGHTVRHLFFYKKSEDFSAPPDTIIVRQTRPSMWRFFSFLGELYNAIRDFKPDCVFCFQHFGNVIGAPIARLAGCPVIVANQVTAPSLINPVVALLDKGLGMAGIYDRVTVNSNFLLDTYGRYPHRYVSRLDLIPQGFETKDWAMDKASAREELGLPNGVPLLGVSARLNPAKQIDKVLAILARQPEWHFAIAGQGPDFTRLQIEAAKLEITNRVHFLGEFAPSQIGEFLACLDVFTFPSAAESFGLAAIEAAQAGVPVVANDLPVLQEVLQANGKPCALFVDVMDPEAFASAIATVLNNPKVAQTLRDRSGDLKERYSLKAMVDAYEALATGKDPAADKHQVMAVS, via the coding sequence ATGAGTGGGCAACGCATTCTCTTTGTCCAGACGCAGGCGGAAAATGCCGGTGCTCAGGAAGTTTCCCGTCTGCTCGGGGAGCACCTGACAAACCGAGGTCACACAGTCCGGCATCTTTTCTTTTACAAGAAGTCGGAAGATTTTTCGGCGCCACCGGACACCATTATCGTGCGTCAGACCCGGCCGTCCATGTGGCGTTTCTTTTCTTTCTTGGGCGAGCTTTACAATGCCATCCGGGATTTCAAACCGGACTGCGTCTTTTGCTTTCAACATTTTGGAAATGTGATCGGGGCACCGATTGCCAGGCTTGCGGGCTGTCCGGTCATCGTTGCCAACCAGGTAACGGCACCCAGCTTGATCAATCCAGTGGTTGCCCTTCTCGACAAAGGTCTCGGGATGGCCGGGATTTATGATCGGGTCACTGTGAATTCCAACTTCCTGCTCGATACCTATGGCCGCTATCCACACCGCTATGTGTCGAGATTGGACTTAATACCGCAAGGATTTGAAACCAAAGACTGGGCGATGGACAAAGCCTCGGCACGTGAGGAACTTGGCTTGCCTAACGGTGTGCCGCTTCTCGGTGTTTCCGCACGGTTGAACCCGGCCAAGCAAATCGACAAGGTTTTAGCCATTCTTGCCAGGCAGCCGGAATGGCATTTCGCGATCGCTGGTCAAGGACCGGACTTTACGCGTTTGCAAATTGAAGCCGCTAAACTTGAAATAACGAACCGTGTTCATTTCCTGGGTGAATTTGCCCCCAGCCAGATCGGTGAATTTCTCGCCTGTCTGGACGTGTTCACATTTCCGTCTGCTGCGGAGAGTTTCGGGCTTGCAGCCATTGAAGCAGCGCAGGCGGGTGTTCCTGTTGTTGCCAACGATTTGCCGGTCTTGCAGGAAGTGCTTCAAGCCAACGGCAAACCATGTGCTCTGTTCGTTGACGTAATGGACCCCGAAGCATTTGCGAGTGCTATCGCGACGGTATTGAATAACCCGAAAGTGGCGCAGACACTTCGTGATCGAAGCGGTGATTTGAAAGAGCGGTATTCGCTGAAAGCCATGGTGGATGCGTATGAAGCCCTTGCGACTGGCAAAGACCCAGCCGCGGACAAGCATCAGGTTATGGCGGTCTCATGA